GGTGTCCTGAACAGAAGGCTTACCATTAAAATTATTtgcttatataatgtatttaacgAGCGGATGGTTGTCTATTCAGCGATCCTTAGAAAATAAGTAAGAAAGATGTCTCGCTGGGGTAAAATGAGCAACAACTTTCCCACTTCCAAAGACCACAAACAAGCAGGGGCAATCAACGCTTATTCCAGGATGCTTCACATGAAAAAATACCTCTGTGTACAAAAGTGCATATCAGCTTTAATAATGTGTAAATGCGTTTTATAATGAAGTGAAAGTAAATGTAAAGTCATTGAAATGCTTCTTTGCttcatgtacatttgtttttaaagtaaaatcaaaattaaattaaatcatgttttacacAAGCCATGTATTAAACAATAGGGACAGtggttaataaattatatataaaatatttaacatttctgCACACACGTGGTCTTTACCAGTAACAAAGGAATTAGTGATATTGTTTAACACAGTGCTACCATTAGACCTTTTGAGATTACCAgcactatatattaaaaacaaaaaaaaaaacttaaaaaaagaaactaaaaataaatacatgtgcgcacacagtgctgtgaagtCTATAAAAGTCTGTCTGGTTCATCATTAAAACTAAAATCACAGACTAATGACAGATGGTCTGAAGGATAGTTATAAGATGGCAGCCTATTGGGCCCAATCTGCAGTTCTGTAGGGAAGTCCAAAACAGAGTCCACGCTGAAGGCATGTTGTGAGTACCAAATGTAATCCAGCGTGTGGCAGCTTTCCCCAGACGGACGGATCTTCCATGTGGTGTAGGGGGGTTCAGACTGGCCATCCTCGCTGAGCAGCTTGTAGGCACTGTTCAGGTTGAGGCTGGAGGTCGCAAAGTCTCTATAGACATCCTCAGTGGGCTCTGCATTGAAGTCCCCACAAATCAGCAAGGGAATGCCAGTCCCCTCTGTGATGGACTGCAGATTCTGAAGGAGATCGGAGCCCTGGGAAGAGCGGAACCTCTCCCAGCCACTGCGGGCTTTGAGGTGGGTGACGGCAACACAAAACAGCCTCCCTGTCTCCTTGCACCTCAGGGTCTGAGCTATAGCCACCTGGTTGGTCTTCAGCATCATGGCTACCAGATGCATATTAGTGCTGTCCACCAGCTCAAACCTGTCCTGGTTAAAGAACAAAGCACAGCCATCTGGTCCGTTGTTGTGCTCCACGTCCAGGCAGGGCGACCAGGGCTTGGGCAAGAAGCTGGAGTGGTAGCCCATGCTGTTCAGGATAGGTTGGAAGGTGTCAAAGTAGTGATCTACCTCCTGCAGGCACAAGATATCTGGCCTGTGCATGAGAATCTCTTCAAGGATAAGGTACTTGCGCTCTGCCCAGTTCAAAGCATCCAGCGGACAATTAACAAAATTGTCTTTTCCTTCCCCAAGAGCTGGgaaaaaaggagagaaacaccaaataaaaaaaaaaataaccactttACACAGTTCCTTTTGTGCTGGAAATAAATTCCCTTTATAGAACAATGTGTCATACTTATGGTAAAGCCACATGACCTTGCAAGCATGATATCTGAAtctaaaaatgatttttaaagcctgattcgcacaggactaaaatcACCACATAAAGGTGGTTTTGGAATTTTTATGACATCAGTGAAATTTTGTCCTGTATTTACCTCAAAGCAACACCAGACTTTACAATACACCATaacataatattaaaattggtacgatctgtcctgagattctatAGTTCAGTAAAATGCAAcgattgggcataaccaaattggggactGGGGGAAAGTACAAAACATTACTGGAGACTCTCAAATGTATGCTTTGAACGGTGCATTTAAAAAAggtatgtatggaaatacatatcactcgaGATGAAATagttattctagcctttggaaaaggtGGTACAATGAAATTTACTGTTTAgaaatcatgcacaaaagtgccttctctggccacaacatcacatttcatttttcttgatgaaaactaatccacgtctgggaggttactacACGTGCTCcacttttgaccaactctgaggacccCTGATTTTTAGTCCCATGCAAATCATGCTTAAAATACAAGGAGGCAGTAGAATGCTTTAACACAACACTGCTTTATGACCTTATTTGCTGAACTGGCAACTGCTTTAATTTAGAAACTCTGTCTAATGATACCAACAGAGAAAGAATATAAATCAACAAATGTACAAACCCAGGTTTTGTTGATCTAATTAGTGttaaagagagagacagaatgtGCCAAACCCTTTCGAATTCTTCCCAGGTGTACCTTGTGCGAGGATGTTCCACTGCATGACTCGAATTGGACGGTGAGGAGTGCTGGGTTTGTCGTTTCTAGGGAAGGCAAAGGCTCGCTGCACTCTGGCCGGCCGGTTGAGCAGGGCCTTCTCGCACTCCTTGAGGAGGTCATCTGGGTCGATGGGCACCACATGGACAGGCTGCTCGCTGTACTCCTCGTGCTGGGGAGCGGGACTGCTGCTTAACTTCTGGGCCACAGCGCTATACAGCCTGCTGGTGCTGCTGCCCATGGAACACACTGagtgaacagaacaaagaaaatccCATTAACAAGCAGAACAACAACATGGCACActcttagaaaaagaaagaagaaaagtaatcacacaggcagttttttttttttaaattttttaaattatagccTTTACCGAATGTGAGAACATCAAATtactgtgtcaaaaaaaaaaaaaaaagtcaataagaAGGAAACACCATTCTTGTTATAGATTCCAGACAAGTTTGATccaagatcattttttttttttaaatcaaattagtCAAGATAATGATGATCAAAATTAGTTGAATGATTCCCAGGGGCAGTGGGGAAAAACAGATCAAGCAATTCTCTACAATTGATAGATGTAATACCGTGGTAGACATGATACTCTTAAATACTATTAACAATGTCAGATACCTATACACGCAAACACCACCTAAACACAtatcctctctctctcaaccTCTGACAATCTATCATTATTCAGGGCCAGGATTACTTGATATAGTTTCCACTGTGCAATGAGAGCAGGCAGCCAGTAATCCCTGCTGTCAGCTCTGACACTGAAAACTATGTGCACACAGGGTGCTAAAAACTAATCAACAAACAGGATTAAAAATGTAGAGGCTTGGTTAGAATCTATCCTTCCTGCTTTCACACCCTCTTTAGTACAGCAAGCAGTAATTTTAGCCAGTGCTGTAGCACacatttcattaactttttttttttttaattacaattctGGACTATTTGGCTATTAAACACTTTAAACTTGATATGCAGTTACAAAAACAGATGTGTACTGATTACACAAACTTAATTtataccaataaataaataaaacaaatttgcaaTAGTAGGTTATTTTGCAACATCCTTCCACCGTGCATTTTTTggcattgtgcttttttttttattttttttataacaaattcaatataataaatataaactcACCCACAAGATCCATCTTCTGGCGTCTaccttgtacagtacagtattacagtGCTGAATATCAACAGATTCTAAACTGACAATGAGTTCTCCTGCCAAATAATAGCAATACTGTCCAGCTCTTGTAACATGCCAGCACATGACCACTGTTGCTAAACCAGTCTGACACCCGCTAGAACGTCAGTGTTCAAGGTGGGAATGCAAAAGAAGTACGtcacaaaaatttaaaaagctgtagcaacacggggatgtgtaacgctgtatggTACagaaaccctgctacttactctttaaaatgcTCAAGGCTACTTCTAACTGGTGTCTTATCTAGCCATTTATATCTATACATACACACCGGCAGTCAATTACAGATACACCTGTAAATCTTACTGAAATCCTATGAAGGAAAGGAAAACTATACATAAACCACTGGCTTATGCAAAAGTTTAttatctatttaaaaagaaaatctaaggATGTGTTCACGCTGGGTCCGTTTAGAGGGTCTGGCCCGCACTCTGTACGATTCAGTATGTTTGGTGTGAAGTGTAAACAACAAAGTCAACTTGCAAAACAAACTGtaccgagtccacctaaagaggtggtcttgGTCGGTCTGGCAAACACACAGAGTCTGGTTTGAAATTGGGATTGTCACagtttcagccttaatttgttgTCCCCAGTCGGAAACGAAAATAGCATAGTAATGTATGAGGCTGTGTTaacgccattcaaaaataaaacaaaccattatatggattatttgtttaatcattgtgattatgtgtataccattCTTTAATGTGTTGACTAGATCACAAAGACAATAATGTGTTGTTATGATCTGTAATAAATTCACTGgatgtttagtttttaaactactaatgtgttattttatatactgttatttttaacaGCTCAGAGTCGCTACAGCGTCAgtgaattgaataaaaaaaaattagttgcagtttttcactgtggaaatctgtgggagaaactgaagctctgacagaaatttggtcagacaccaaaatccatgTGAACGGGACAAAActtaaatagcaaaataaattctatatagtcttttcttaaattactttgtttaatgccgacaGTATGATAACCGTGCATAATtatgtaaactgcattattctcctactgtagggaTTCAATATATGTTAATTAAATTAGCAGTGCTctcccagtgctttcttccacagcaaaatatgcaataatctaaaacatgctatattaaaaaccacagcaatacatcaatagctgccatctttcaatatgacttgcaggatattgtaagcATCCGGTTCACACACCACATAAAACGATCCGAGttcacttgaaaactgaacacaaacagactcagccctgaaaaaaaaacaaaaaactaaaaagaccccaaaaaaacccaaactttTAATTTGCATCCAAATGAATTCTGACCCTCTgcttgcagataagtgtgaatagcaagcacactgacacactgttTCAAACTAAACGAACCAGACAGAGTCAGTTTGAAACTGACCCAATGTGAATACAGCCTTACAGTGGATACGTTTAACCTTGGTAACAAGGTGTAGAGTCCGCTCTCAGTCAGAAGGCTGCAGACAGCTTTTAGAAACTCAACTGATTGAGGCAAGAGAGCCATGTGAAAATCTGGGACAAGCCAGCAGCTGAATGGCTGGGTGATAAGCTGGTTCTTTAAACAGGGAGCCCGAAAAGGGGTAGAGGAGTGTGTGGTAAGCAAGTTACCATGGCTCAAAGAAGGAGAGCAAATATGATGATTGTGTATCCACAATTACCCTTCACAAGGAAAATGGCAAGAAAAGTCAATGTTTCGCGTAATGGAGTGCAGACCACAATCAATATGCAGAAAAGCTGGTAGCTATGCAAACAAAAGTTGTCGAGGCAGAAAGAGGAAAACAACTAAGAAGACCGATTAGGCTAAACATTTCCTAACCAGCATTCAACTTGATGCTGATTTTAATTCCACATCAAATGTCAAAATATCAAAGGAAACAGTAGAGACATCTTCGAGAAGCTGGTGTGATGGGGATAGTTGCAGCTCAAAAAACCTTTTATGAGAAGCCATCAAAAACTCCTAGAATGGTGTCACAAGATGACTTTGTGGCAAAGtaagaccaggaagagacagacaacaaTACTGTGGGTGGAAGCGTTGGTGCATGTATTTATTGAAGATAAATGgtctgaacaaacagaaacaaaacactgaacccaaaaaaaaaaaacagtacagtggccaaaacaaacaggtatttataatttaaacaagtatcgtgctggtgtaaaaccagcacgggtagcaattgtttgtctttttataaatCTTATTGTCTCGCTCTTCCTCTGAACCACCCAACCTCGACTGAGGTTTCTGCCTCTTTCACGCATCCTTGCCTGGACTCGATTGCTTGATAATCATTCAAATCGGGACCAGAAACAgacacagtctgcatgtgaattactttggcagggaaggcaattaaccTTTCCCTGCCAACCTTAAACACCTATGGACAGCAATACATACCTACATCCCCTTAGCAAATGGACATGAAACCATAAATGTTGGACAAAATAGCAATGGAGAAGTGTTATGAACAGATGAATCAATGTGTGAACTTTTCAGCTCAAAGAGGAAACAGTATGTGAGAAGAAAAAACAGGTGCGAGATTGTCAAAATGTTGGGTAGTGCCTACAGCAAAACATAGAGGTGGTAACGTGAAGATTTGGGGCTCTTTTACTGGTGCACAAACAGGGGATCAAGTAAAAATCGAAGGTAAATCTGTAAAGAAACAATATCACTCCATTCTTCAACGTCATGCAAGGAAGATGGCTAGTGGATGAagggtttgtttttcaacatgaTAATGATCATACACACAGCCAGACTAAACCTAAATTAATTACTTAAATCAAAAAGAtcaacaggtttttaaaatgatgtgctgCCCTCCCCAGTCGCCTGACCTTATCCCTATTGGAATGTTACAGGATGAGCTTGACAGGAGAGTGAAAAAGAGTGCAATCAGTATAAATATCCGCTAGGAATGGATAAAAATAGAAGGTGATACACTGCTAAAGTTGTGTGACAGAATGCCAAGAGTATGTGCAGCTATTATTGCCAATAAGGGGGGTATTTTGATGAGAATTTTGCAGTAATATGCTGGCAGAACATATCTTCTGTTACACTTTCTTTTGAGAAGGGTTATATATTTCATACAAAACCAACAGGATATGTCCATTCTTCCTTTCTAATAGAACCTCAAAAAACATTTAAGCATGTTTTCATCTTGTATATTTAAACTATACCAAAAACACCTTAGATGGGAACACAATGCACAAAAAGTATTATTGCAGAAAATGTCTGAGATAACAGGCATTATCAGTCGATGCCCTGTTGAGCATTGTACTACAATGTCTTCCAATGTctggcaattattttctaaagtaagatggCAAGtgaagtaaagaaagtaatgtttgggatactctggtAACACAACAAATTtgttgtgtaaaggaaaaaagtacagtacatacagtaagctacgcaagtaaatacttttcgttgtatttcagttgtctatgcactGCATAATGAATTACTGAgaagaaaatatttcagtttgtgtttaattaaagaactctgcaatgatttgtttccatgtttcccttccattattaaagcaccttaaaatataaaagaaaccaaaacaaaatgcatttactgCCATGGTCatttaatatagactattaataagtattttttggtgtttattttttattttaaggtgctttatgtTAAAGTAACTAAACGCCTATAAacgtttaaacaggaagtttcacattcgaacagctagttgaatctacACCATTGAGAGGCAtgcgtaaaataacaggcacaaaccgaAGTCACAAATCAGGAGAAATGATAATACATCAAGGGTAAGCGCGAAACACCAAActaccgcagcagggatgaaactaagttacaggagtgaaaattactttaatacatcGCGGGTAGATCTACGAAGTCAGGAAAACCTACAAAAGTCAAgttacaaatgaaaaaatgaatactACATAGAGCCCTGAGTTTGTATTAATGAGGATTCCTGTACATGTCAGTGCTGCTCCGTCATATTTGTATGTTGTAATACTTACTGGGCAACTTTCAATGGGACACCCTGTATAAACAACACTGTTACAAAGTGGATAGCTACTGACTTTTAATGGTATTTCAAattaccacatttattttaaaatatactgtttacAGTTAAGGAACATATAACCGTTACTCAGtaaatgtttggttttatttaggtattttaagttatacaaaataaatgtaatacccTTTTAAAGGAAACCAATAAGAACATAGTTTAATTTCAAATGCAGTAAGgggagtaataaactgactccattgtgactgagcagttggttcaaacaatttaacagcaaatgctggagtttttctgcgtaaataaatataaatcaaagAGGGACCAACAAAATGAATCCAGAAATaacaaaacagggtttttatgattgtatgattattaataacaacaacaataacatcagtaataaaacaaattctcAAGTAAGCTGAACAGCATTTTCCTGGCATTTACAAAAGTGAAACCAGGAAACTGATAATCCTTATTTCATAACAGGAACAACAGTATCACTTTCTTTCCATGGGACAAATTTtccattgcttttctttttattgttgtttatacAGGACACTTCCTGTAGCATCAATCTCAGTGATGTGGTGCTGCCTTAAGATATCTTTCAGTACAGCCTCTGCACATTGTTGTCACATGCTTTCCCATGGCTAAAAACCCAGAGGAATTGACTATTAATAGTGTGACAGGAACCGGATACAGCCCTGCACCCATCTAGTGTGCTATTGGAGTCAGATGACGGATAGAAGGTCAACTACAGTGAAACATAACTCacaataaaaaggtatttttaatATGCAGGAAAAGGAGTCACTAcagctaaatacatttcaaatatat
The sequence above is a segment of the Polyodon spathula isolate WHYD16114869_AA chromosome 2, ASM1765450v1, whole genome shotgun sequence genome. Coding sequences within it:
- the LOC121330605 gene encoding nocturnin-like isoform X2 encodes the protein MGGAYGRRWNNKVCSMGSSTSRLYSAVAQKLSSSPAPQHEEYSEQPVHVVPIDPDDLLKECEKALLNRPARVQRAFAFPRNDKPSTPHRPIRVMQWNILAQALGEGKDNFVNCPLDALNWAERKYLILEEILMHRPDILCLQEVDHYFDTFQPILNSMGYHSSFLPKPWSPCLDVEHNNGPDGCALFFNQDRFELVDSTNMHLVAMMLKTNQVAIAQTLRCKETGRLFCVAVTHLKARSGWERFRSSQGSDLLQNLQSITEGTGIPLLICGDFNAEPTEDVYRDFATSSLNLNSAYKLLSEDGQSEPPYTTWKIRPSGESCHTLDYIWYSQHAFSVDSVLDFPTELQIGPNRLPSYNYPSDHLSLVCDFSFNDEPDRLL
- the LOC121330605 gene encoding nocturnin-like isoform X3 codes for the protein MDLVVCSMGSSTSRLYSAVAQKLSSSPAPQHEEYSEQPVHVVPIDPDDLLKECEKALLNRPARVQRAFAFPRNDKPSTPHRPIRVMQWNILAQALGEGKDNFVNCPLDALNWAERKYLILEEILMHRPDILCLQEVDHYFDTFQPILNSMGYHSSFLPKPWSPCLDVEHNNGPDGCALFFNQDRFELVDSTNMHLVAMMLKTNQVAIAQTLRCKETGRLFCVAVTHLKARSGWERFRSSQGSDLLQNLQSITEGTGIPLLICGDFNAEPTEDVYRDFATSSLNLNSAYKLLSEDGQSEPPYTTWKIRPSGESCHTLDYIWYSQHAFSVDSVLDFPTELQIGPNRLPSYNYPSDHLSLVCDFSFNDEPDRLL
- the LOC121330605 gene encoding nocturnin-like isoform X4 is translated as MGSSTSRLYSAVAQKLSSSPAPQHEEYSEQPVHVVPIDPDDLLKECEKALLNRPARVQRAFAFPRNDKPSTPHRPIRVMQWNILAQALGEGKDNFVNCPLDALNWAERKYLILEEILMHRPDILCLQEVDHYFDTFQPILNSMGYHSSFLPKPWSPCLDVEHNNGPDGCALFFNQDRFELVDSTNMHLVAMMLKTNQVAIAQTLRCKETGRLFCVAVTHLKARSGWERFRSSQGSDLLQNLQSITEGTGIPLLICGDFNAEPTEDVYRDFATSSLNLNSAYKLLSEDGQSEPPYTTWKIRPSGESCHTLDYIWYSQHAFSVDSVLDFPTELQIGPNRLPSYNYPSDHLSLVCDFSFNDEPDRLL
- the LOC121330605 gene encoding nocturnin-like isoform X1 — its product is MYQSPVRLCSTPLQTVIPGLRSSSLRSPVRKVAEFKKISAPAPLFCHTVCTDSLTTGKTVTTATATGPLLPVSRTVCSMGSSTSRLYSAVAQKLSSSPAPQHEEYSEQPVHVVPIDPDDLLKECEKALLNRPARVQRAFAFPRNDKPSTPHRPIRVMQWNILAQALGEGKDNFVNCPLDALNWAERKYLILEEILMHRPDILCLQEVDHYFDTFQPILNSMGYHSSFLPKPWSPCLDVEHNNGPDGCALFFNQDRFELVDSTNMHLVAMMLKTNQVAIAQTLRCKETGRLFCVAVTHLKARSGWERFRSSQGSDLLQNLQSITEGTGIPLLICGDFNAEPTEDVYRDFATSSLNLNSAYKLLSEDGQSEPPYTTWKIRPSGESCHTLDYIWYSQHAFSVDSVLDFPTELQIGPNRLPSYNYPSDHLSLVCDFSFNDEPDRLL